In Bosea sp. PAMC 26642, the DNA window GCCGACCCCTCACCCTGCCCTCTCCCTACGGGAGAGGGTTCCCCGCGCAGGTCAACGACGCGAAGTGCCCTGCCAAGTTTGACAAATCTCCCCCCGCATGGTTCTAAGCCGGCGTCGCGCGGGCCCAAAAGGCCCGCGTGGCTTTTTTCCGCACCCGTGATCCGCTTTCTTCGGAAGCCGGATCTGTCGCTTCTGCCCAACGCAGAAGAGCAGGAGGGCGCGGTCCTCAATTCGCGAACTCAAGAGGACACGCGATATGTCGAAGCGCCATGAGGCGAAGTACAAGATTGACCGTCGTCTCGGTCAGAACATCTGGGGCCGCCCGAAATCCCCGGTCAACCGTCGTGAATACGGCCCGGGCCAGCACGGCCAGCGCCGCAAGGGCAAGCCGTCCGACTTCGGCACGCAGCTGCGCGCCAAGCAGAAGCTGAAGGGCTATTACGGCTCGATCTCCGAGAAGCAGTTCCGCCGCTATTACGCTGAGGCGATCCGCCTCAAGGGAGATTCGGGCGAGAACCTGATCGGCCTGCTCGAGCGCCGCCTGGACGCCGTGATCTACCGCGCCAAGTTCGTGCCGACGGTCTTCGCAGCCCGTCAGTTCGTCAACCACGGCCATGTCACGGTTAACGGCAAGCGCGTCAACATCGCCTCCTACCAGGTCAAGCCGGGCGACGTGATCGCGGTCAAGGAGAGCTCGCGCCAGCTCGCTCTCGTGATCGAATCGGCCCAGCTCGCCGAGCGCGACGTGCCCGATTATCTCGACACCGACCACAACAAGTCGACCGCCACCTTCACCCGCACGCCGACCCTGACGGACGTGCCCTATGCGGTGCAGATGGAACCCAACCTGGTCATCGAGTTCTACTCGCGCTGATCGGACGAGGCGGGTCGCAAGACCCGTTTACCGCAGATATTCCGGGGGATGGCGAGAGATCGCCGTCCCCTTTTGTTTTTAGCCGCACGGTTTTGCGGACGCTCTCGATCAAGGCCATCGCTCCAAAGCTCTCTGGCGTGTCATTGGCGTGCTCAAGCCAAGCCTCGTCCTCGGGCGATGGGGGTGAATTCCCAAGCCCCTGCTGTTGAGCCTTCGCTCCAGCCCGCCTACGCTCCTCGGCGTGAACTTGATCCCATCCGGATAGGTAAAAATGGCAGGCGAAACGCAAGCAGACCATTTCGAGAAATGGGTTCGATATCTTCGCGAAACCCGCGCGGCGGCGGAGCCTTGGGAAAAATATGCAATCGAATATCAGAAATTCTCAGTTGAATACTCCAAATTGCTCGTTACCAATCTCTACGTTTTGAACGCAGGCGGCCTTATTTCACTACCAGCGCTTTCGTCGTTTCTGGGCGTAAGCACGTTGGCAAAAGATGAGCGGATGCTCATCCTCGGGTTAACAGCTACAGGTTTTGCCGTGGGGCTCGTATCCGCTGCGCTATGCTCTCTTTTCGTATATTTTAATTTTCAAAAACATGCGGAACTCGCTCGAATAATGGCCGAGCGAGATAAGTACAACGTAGGGATAATGCTAGGGATTATCGGGAACGACAAGGACGAACGAGCGAAGGTCGAGGCTGAACTAGCTGATGGGATCACTAATCTTGGGCGCCGAGTCAACGGTACGTTTCGAGCTGCCCATGCTAGTGGATGGCTATCACTTGCCACATTCCTAGCGTCCGCTGGATGGCTCGCAACCAATCTGCGTTAAGCTCTCGTTCCCAGATAGCTTGTACTAAAGAAATCGACTTTAACGCCTGCAAGCATAGGCTTGTACTGTCCTAGCCAAAGCTAGCTTTGGGCAGTCGTTTCAGGCAAACATGTTGCCGTCATGGCGTATTTTGTACCGACTGAAGAGCAGCGGGCCGATATTCTAGAGAGCCTCGCGCAGGTCGGGCGCGACAAGGCCATCGGCTATCTGCCCATGCCTACCGTCCTGAAAATCCTCCGACTCACCATTCCCGCTGTCGAGCGTGAGTTCGCAAACAGCGACCGTTCGGTACTCGCGCTCAGTCCCGACGAATGCTGCATCAATGGCGGCGCTGTGTACGTATTCGATCAACAGGCACTTGCTGCACTGCTGCGTGCCTCCGATGCCCTGCTGGCCA includes these proteins:
- the rpsD gene encoding 30S ribosomal protein S4 codes for the protein MSKRHEAKYKIDRRLGQNIWGRPKSPVNRREYGPGQHGQRRKGKPSDFGTQLRAKQKLKGYYGSISEKQFRRYYAEAIRLKGDSGENLIGLLERRLDAVIYRAKFVPTVFAARQFVNHGHVTVNGKRVNIASYQVKPGDVIAVKESSRQLALVIESAQLAERDVPDYLDTDHNKSTATFTRTPTLTDVPYAVQMEPNLVIEFYSR